A DNA window from Kitasatospora atroaurantiaca contains the following coding sequences:
- a CDS encoding DUF6603 domain-containing protein: MPLSLAELDKRLDRPGESFALAPGELGMRELAPLFAAHLSTSTLSVVKPRRVRTGKYRLTGLTTVTGHPGKPTVTVDLFPDHAEKNVGAIRVTITLTGWSVYGGLNFELDFLRALGFRDLTLTLSAELAKDGTTAVKTEVSAGFDTPTDGYAANGARARLLVAREGRTGTYTLSSDLALPLPDISRLTELPFLLKADVTPPAAVKELLAGLSVTRIAVTADADTRRLITASLRVQTTKEWPFVPGAVSLKNLGLEIGVTFDTDKPRVSWVVSGACDILGFTLDAVVTGPGLTQLSAELTGPGAKLPKQVADHLAGTPLHGHAFTHATAVADLAATTFTISCVLDGEWALAREFGLTLSGLSFSATSTGIGALNVSIAGTLQAGEVRMSAGASRLGRTWAVAADAYDVDLAGFTRWLDRHTSLSVPKPLSGLTLTRLGFTWASGAGSAFTGSAAIPLEDTLLTLGVSAALGARKKADLTVTLPVCTNGTRQAITFTVDVGQDQQTVLMRGKAATGVPFTAVTDALGMRTPDVPAALVPTVTELDLAYDATRRTLIAGARTTNASVVFAGLREQAKEPAQYAFSASVTPPPGAPARLSQVPLLRGRLPEDEDIAVTKLTLVSLPSKITPALINKLNAAITTLNRHLPTFAADGGTRLNVELKVAGEAKTLSLDWGKASETIAVGTRPALERPVVERPVVERAVVEGSVVEGAVIESTTGETWYDAVANAPSATAWLPVRRGFGPLQVARVGIGYADQRVWVLFDASLGAAGLTISALGLGLGLALDGTSVAARLDGLGLAYDKPPIGMSGALMMRPPDDRYDLNMAGLATITTPRVGLAAVGSYLHERDGQTSMFLFAQATGTIGGPPPFVVTGLAAGFGYNSTVRAPTLDEVATFPLLTGVEVKGRSPLEVLDSLAGPGGWITPLAGHVWLAAGIHVTSFELIKAKAVVLLEFGSEFTVRLLGEATADFTEAGRTYARVGVEMIALFRSSTRTLMMDGRMAAGSYVIDPAAVLSGGFAFYLWFPGSTHEGDFVYTLGGYHKAFPVPAWYPRPRRLSLSWEASGLSIEGDAYMALTPSAAMAGGRLEAGYSHRGSAGHLSASLTVQTDVLVEWKPFHFEATFSADVRWSVSSWMLCGGSIDGEVGVDLALWGPATGGHLRISVWKFSVGVTFGADWTAGPEAIAWDAFAKLLPPGDRLCLTALSGLLPGAADAKRPAPDQKTPWAVGAHGFRFRLGATVPVTSLTVGGLGSTPLPLAVEGRLDIRPMAREAVRSEVTLTVTGPAGVATPVWKEEKDARDSDWAVTREEHKVPKALWSGSIKRAQSIGDTTDPLVTGLLTGVVVRIPDAALTAGPGAIDESALQRTELTPLGVLSLPGKVTGYPATVCEDSLKRIAQADSKAAARKEMYDELVRLGVGPGANESVSRLAAGADHAFADRPLVVTAGAAS; this comes from the coding sequence GTGCCGTTGTCGCTGGCTGAACTGGACAAGAGGCTGGATCGCCCTGGCGAGTCGTTCGCCCTCGCGCCGGGCGAACTCGGGATGAGGGAACTGGCCCCGCTGTTCGCCGCTCATCTGAGTACCTCCACGCTGTCGGTGGTCAAGCCGCGCCGGGTCCGCACCGGGAAATACCGGCTGACCGGGCTGACCACGGTCACGGGCCACCCGGGAAAGCCCACGGTGACCGTGGACCTCTTCCCCGATCACGCCGAGAAGAACGTCGGCGCGATCCGGGTTACGATCACGCTCACCGGGTGGTCCGTGTACGGCGGCCTCAACTTCGAACTGGACTTCCTACGCGCGCTCGGGTTCCGCGACCTGACCCTGACGCTGTCCGCCGAACTCGCCAAGGACGGCACCACGGCGGTCAAGACCGAAGTGTCCGCCGGATTCGACACTCCCACCGACGGCTACGCCGCGAACGGCGCTCGCGCGCGCCTGCTGGTCGCGCGGGAGGGCCGCACCGGCACGTACACACTCAGCTCCGACCTTGCTCTCCCCCTGCCCGACATCTCACGGCTCACCGAGTTGCCCTTTCTGCTCAAGGCGGATGTGACACCTCCCGCTGCGGTCAAGGAGCTCCTCGCGGGGCTGTCCGTGACGCGCATCGCCGTCACCGCCGATGCCGACACCAGGAGACTCATCACCGCGTCGCTGCGCGTCCAGACGACCAAGGAATGGCCGTTCGTGCCCGGCGCGGTCTCGCTGAAGAACCTCGGCCTTGAGATCGGCGTCACCTTCGACACGGACAAACCCCGGGTCTCGTGGGTGGTTTCTGGAGCCTGCGACATCCTCGGCTTCACCCTGGACGCGGTTGTCACCGGGCCTGGACTGACACAGCTGTCCGCCGAACTGACCGGCCCCGGAGCGAAGTTGCCCAAGCAGGTAGCCGATCACCTGGCTGGCACGCCCTTGCACGGACATGCCTTCACGCACGCGACGGCGGTCGCCGACCTGGCTGCGACCACGTTCACGATCTCCTGCGTACTGGATGGCGAGTGGGCTCTCGCCAGGGAGTTCGGCCTCACTCTGAGCGGGCTGTCGTTCAGCGCCACGAGCACCGGGATCGGCGCACTCAATGTCTCGATCGCCGGGACGCTCCAGGCCGGCGAGGTCCGCATGTCGGCCGGTGCCTCCCGGCTGGGCAGGACGTGGGCAGTGGCGGCCGACGCGTACGACGTCGACCTCGCCGGATTCACCCGCTGGCTCGACCGGCACACTTCGCTCTCCGTGCCCAAGCCGCTGAGCGGGCTCACCCTGACTCGGCTCGGCTTCACCTGGGCATCGGGCGCGGGCTCCGCGTTCACCGGCTCCGCGGCGATCCCGCTCGAGGACACGCTCCTCACGCTCGGGGTCAGCGCGGCCCTCGGCGCCAGGAAGAAGGCCGACCTCACGGTGACGCTGCCGGTATGCACGAACGGCACCCGGCAGGCGATCACGTTCACCGTCGACGTGGGCCAGGACCAGCAGACGGTGCTCATGCGTGGTAAGGCCGCCACCGGCGTGCCGTTCACGGCTGTCACCGACGCGCTCGGGATGCGAACGCCTGACGTACCGGCCGCGCTCGTGCCGACGGTGACCGAACTGGACCTGGCGTACGACGCCACGAGGCGTACGCTGATCGCCGGGGCCAGGACCACGAACGCGAGCGTGGTCTTCGCTGGCCTGCGCGAGCAGGCGAAGGAGCCTGCCCAGTACGCGTTTTCCGCGAGCGTGACGCCACCGCCCGGCGCACCGGCAAGGCTGTCGCAGGTACCGCTGCTGCGCGGCAGGCTGCCGGAGGACGAGGACATCGCGGTCACCAAGCTGACACTGGTGTCCCTACCTTCGAAGATCACCCCGGCACTGATCAACAAGCTCAACGCGGCGATCACCACGTTGAACCGCCACCTGCCAACGTTCGCCGCCGACGGTGGAACCCGGCTCAACGTCGAGCTGAAGGTCGCCGGGGAGGCCAAGACACTCAGCCTCGACTGGGGCAAGGCGTCGGAGACCATCGCCGTGGGCACTCGGCCGGCGCTCGAGCGCCCCGTGGTCGAGCGCCCCGTGGTCGAACGCGCCGTGGTCGAAGGCTCAGTGGTTGAAGGCGCCGTGATCGAGAGCACCACCGGGGAGACCTGGTACGACGCCGTCGCCAACGCACCGAGCGCCACTGCCTGGCTGCCGGTGCGGCGCGGGTTCGGCCCGCTCCAGGTGGCGCGCGTCGGCATCGGCTACGCCGATCAGCGCGTGTGGGTCCTCTTCGACGCCTCGCTCGGCGCGGCCGGCCTGACGATCTCCGCACTGGGACTCGGGCTCGGCCTTGCACTGGACGGCACGTCCGTCGCGGCGCGGCTGGACGGCCTCGGCCTGGCGTACGACAAGCCGCCCATCGGGATGTCCGGAGCGCTGATGATGCGACCGCCGGACGACAGGTACGACCTCAACATGGCGGGACTCGCCACGATCACCACGCCTCGGGTGGGGCTCGCCGCGGTCGGCAGTTACCTGCATGAGCGCGACGGTCAGACGTCGATGTTCCTGTTCGCGCAGGCGACCGGCACGATCGGCGGGCCGCCGCCGTTCGTGGTGACCGGGCTGGCCGCCGGATTCGGCTACAACAGCACCGTCCGCGCCCCCACCCTCGACGAGGTCGCCACGTTTCCGCTGCTGACCGGCGTCGAGGTGAAGGGCCGGTCTCCGTTGGAGGTCCTGGACTCGTTGGCCGGGCCGGGCGGGTGGATCACCCCGCTGGCGGGCCACGTCTGGCTGGCCGCCGGCATCCATGTCACCTCGTTCGAGTTGATCAAGGCGAAAGCCGTCGTACTCCTCGAGTTCGGCAGTGAGTTCACGGTTCGGCTGCTCGGCGAGGCGACAGCGGATTTCACCGAGGCGGGCCGGACCTACGCGCGGGTCGGCGTCGAGATGATCGCGCTCTTCCGGTCCTCGACCCGGACGCTCATGATGGACGGGCGGATGGCGGCAGGGTCGTACGTCATCGACCCCGCCGCCGTGCTGTCCGGCGGATTCGCCTTCTACCTGTGGTTCCCCGGCAGTACGCACGAAGGCGACTTCGTGTACACGCTCGGCGGGTACCACAAGGCGTTCCCGGTGCCGGCCTGGTATCCGAGGCCACGTCGGCTCTCCCTCTCCTGGGAGGCCTCGGGGTTGTCGATCGAGGGCGACGCGTACATGGCGCTGACCCCGTCGGCCGCGATGGCCGGCGGGAGGCTGGAAGCCGGCTACTCCCACCGCGGCTCGGCCGGGCATCTGTCCGCCTCGCTCACCGTGCAGACCGATGTGCTGGTCGAGTGGAAGCCCTTCCACTTCGAGGCCACGTTCAGCGCCGACGTACGCTGGTCCGTCTCGTCCTGGATGCTCTGCGGCGGCTCCATCGACGGCGAGGTCGGCGTCGACCTGGCCCTCTGGGGGCCCGCGACGGGCGGTCATCTCCGCATCAGCGTCTGGAAGTTCTCCGTCGGCGTCACCTTCGGCGCGGACTGGACGGCGGGGCCGGAGGCGATCGCCTGGGACGCGTTCGCCAAGCTCCTTCCGCCGGGCGACCGGCTGTGCCTGACTGCGTTGTCGGGCCTGCTGCCCGGGGCCGCGGACGCGAAGAGACCCGCGCCGGACCAGAAGACGCCATGGGCCGTCGGCGCACACGGATTCCGGTTCCGGCTCGGCGCGACCGTACCCGTCACCTCGCTCACGGTCGGCGGTCTGGGCAGTACACCGCTGCCGCTCGCCGTGGAAGGGCGCCTCGACATCCGCCCGATGGCGCGCGAGGCGGTCCGCTCCGAGGTGACCCTCACCGTGACGGGTCCGGCCGGGGTCGCCACACCGGTCTGGAAGGAGGAGAAGGACGCCAGGGACTCGGACTGGGCCGTCACCCGCGAGGAACACAAGGTACCCAAGGCGCTCTGGTCGGGGTCGATCAAACGGGCTCAGAGCATCGGGGACACCACCGACCCGCTCGTGACGGGACTGCTGACCGGCGTAGTGGTACGTATCCCGGACGCCGCCCTCACCGCCGGCCCCGGCGCCATCGACGAATCGGCCCTGCAGCGGACGGAACTGACGCCGCTGGGCGTCCTCTCGCTACCCGGCAAGGTCACCGGATACCCCGCCACCGTCTGCGAGGACTCGCTGAAACGGATCGCGCAGGCGGACAGTAAGGCCGCCGCACGGAAGGAAATGTACGACGAGCTGGTGCGCCTCGGCGTCGGCCCCGGCGCCAACGAATCGGTTTCCCGGCTCGCCGCCGGCGCCGACCACGCCTTCGCCGACCGCCCGCTCGTCGTCACCGCCGGAGCCGCCTCGTGA